A window of Gemmatimonadota bacterium contains these coding sequences:
- the lysX gene encoding lysine biosynthesis protein LysX, whose protein sequence is MKIGMLLSIVSTEQKMLFEAAAKRGIVFDRLDDRRIVFDLENHRYDHDVILERCINHSRALNSLKILNASGIRTVNSYEVARVCGNKFLTTMALVDHGVPTPKARVAFTAESALEEMESMGYPVVVKPPIGSWGRLIARVNDRHAAEAVLEHKETLGSYQHSVIYIQEYVEKPGRDIRSFVVDGETICAVYRYSDHWKTNTALGGTTADCPVEGDVGTLSARAAEAVGGGVVAVDLLESPDGILVNEVNYTMEFRNSIQPTGVDIPGRIIDYLVKVAQS, encoded by the coding sequence GTGAAGATCGGCATGCTGCTGTCCATCGTTTCCACGGAACAGAAGATGCTCTTCGAGGCCGCGGCGAAACGGGGTATCGTCTTCGACCGGCTGGACGACCGGCGCATCGTCTTCGACCTGGAGAACCACCGGTACGACCACGACGTCATACTCGAACGGTGCATCAACCATTCCAGGGCCCTCAACTCGCTGAAGATACTCAACGCCAGCGGCATCAGGACCGTCAACTCCTACGAGGTGGCCCGCGTGTGCGGGAATAAGTTCCTGACGACCATGGCGCTGGTAGACCACGGGGTACCCACGCCGAAAGCCCGCGTCGCGTTCACGGCCGAGTCGGCCCTGGAGGAAATGGAATCCATGGGCTATCCCGTCGTGGTCAAGCCGCCCATCGGTTCGTGGGGGCGCCTCATCGCGCGGGTCAACGACCGTCATGCCGCCGAAGCGGTGCTCGAGCACAAGGAGACCCTGGGGTCATATCAGCATTCGGTGATCTACATCCAGGAGTACGTCGAAAAGCCGGGCCGGGACATCCGATCCTTCGTGGTCGACGGCGAGACCATCTGCGCCGTCTACCGGTACTCGGATCACTGGAAGACCAACACCGCCCTGGGCGGGACGACGGCCGACTGTCCCGTGGAGGGTGACGTGGGTACGCTTTCCGCCCGCGCCGCGGAAGCGGTGGGCGGCGGCGTGGTGGCCGTCGACCTGCTGGAATCGCCGGACGGGATCCTCGTCAACGAGGTCAACTACACCATGGAATTCCGGAACAGCATACAACCGACGGGCGTGGACATTCCCGGCCGAATCATCGATTATCTGGTAAAGGTGGCCCAATCATGA